One Dunckerocampus dactyliophorus isolate RoL2022-P2 chromosome 18, RoL_Ddac_1.1, whole genome shotgun sequence genomic region harbors:
- the LOC129171249 gene encoding protachykinin-1-like encodes MEALRFVTVLMVVSAQSLCTLGSPLSSQEDDSGVWTLDNWQDYPIERGLTLRLVDLLKRSKAQQFHGLMGRSLEGTHPMSLDRKRNKGEMFVGLMGRRSLDEDMQEEWKSYPY; translated from the exons ATGGAAGCTCTGAGGTTTGTAACTGTGTTGATGGTGGTGTCGGCACAGTCTCTCTGCACACTGGGGAGCCCCCTCTCCAGCCAGGAAGACGACAGTGGCGTGTGGACCCTGGACAACTGGCAG gaCTACCCGATAGAGAGAGGTCTAACCCTCCGTCTGGTAGACCTCCTCAAACGCTCCAAAGCCCAGCAGTTCCACGGCCTGATGGGAAGGAGCTTag aAGGCACTCATCCAATGAGTCTGGACAGAAAAA GAAATAAAGGGGAGATGTTTGTGGGACTCATGGGCAGAAGGAGTTTAGATGAAG ATATGCAAGAGGAGTGGAAATCCTACCCCTACTAA